A single region of the Halarcobacter mediterraneus genome encodes:
- a CDS encoding DUF1538 domain-containing protein encodes MHELLKQFKYTFIESAINLIPILIIIIGFQVLVFQSIPDDIITISIGFLVVVIGVTFFLMGLEIGIFPLGNSLSSEFLERNSQFWFAIFGFCLGFGASIAEPAIIAVASQAGEITNGALNPLTLRIIIAFSVGFITAFGILRTILGWSISKIIVGGYLLVLIITYFTPPSIIGLAYDSGGVATNVATVPLIVALGIGIASALQGRSVLKDGFGFVALAAITPMISIQIYGIIVLGSDFGLNNLEQVIEVVDDEAHYEAGFTVFQVLADLFKTFLNLIPIIITILFFQYFIIKKPLSNISGVVFGFLFLVIGLYGFIVGIKLGLFPIGESIAQSLINMNNVLYIYLFAFLIGFGTTMAEPALIAIIKQADKMSTTRLNVIIIRLLVALGVGLGILVGAYKIVNGYNIWFLITFLYSIVVFLTIFAPKNMVAFAFDLGGVTTSEITVPIVTAFGLFLATNIEGRSPLLDGFGLIAFASIFPMITVLLYSIINDKLMVK; translated from the coding sequence ATGCATGAATTGTTAAAGCAATTTAAATATACTTTTATTGAATCAGCAATAAATTTGATACCTATTTTAATTATTATTATAGGCTTTCAAGTTTTGGTCTTCCAATCTATTCCTGATGATATTATAACTATTTCTATTGGCTTTTTAGTTGTAGTTATTGGGGTTACTTTCTTTTTAATGGGATTAGAAATAGGAATTTTCCCACTAGGAAATAGTTTATCTTCTGAGTTTTTAGAAAGAAACTCTCAATTTTGGTTTGCTATTTTTGGTTTTTGTTTAGGTTTTGGAGCTTCCATTGCAGAACCTGCAATAATTGCAGTTGCCTCACAAGCAGGAGAGATAACTAATGGTGCATTAAATCCTTTAACTCTAAGAATTATTATTGCTTTTAGTGTTGGTTTTATTACTGCTTTTGGTATTTTGAGGACAATTCTAGGCTGGTCTATCAGTAAAATTATTGTAGGTGGATATTTATTAGTTTTAATAATCACATATTTTACTCCTCCTTCAATTATTGGCTTAGCCTATGATTCAGGTGGAGTTGCTACAAATGTTGCTACAGTTCCATTAATTGTTGCTTTAGGAATAGGAATTGCTTCTGCTTTACAAGGAAGAAGTGTTCTTAAAGATGGTTTTGGTTTTGTTGCTTTAGCTGCGATTACTCCTATGATTAGTATTCAAATTTATGGAATAATTGTTTTAGGAAGTGATTTTGGATTAAATAATTTAGAACAAGTAATAGAAGTAGTAGATGATGAAGCTCATTATGAAGCTGGATTTACTGTTTTCCAAGTTTTAGCAGATTTATTTAAAACTTTTTTAAATCTTATTCCTATAATTATAACAATTTTGTTTTTTCAATATTTTATTATAAAAAAGCCTTTATCTAATATATCAGGGGTAGTTTTTGGATTTTTATTTTTAGTTATAGGTTTATATGGTTTTATTGTTGGAATTAAACTTGGATTGTTTCCTATTGGAGAATCTATTGCACAAAGTCTTATAAATATGAATAATGTATTATATATATATTTATTTGCTTTTTTAATTGGATTTGGAACAACAATGGCTGAACCAGCTTTAATAGCAATTATAAAACAAGCTGATAAAATGTCAACTACAAGATTAAATGTGATAATTATTAGATTATTGGTTGCTTTGGGAGTTGGACTTGGAATATTAGTTGGTGCATATAAAATAGTAAATGGATATAATATTTGGTTTTTAATTACATTTTTATATAGTATTGTTGTTTTTTTAACAATTTTTGCTCCTAAAAATATGGTAGCTTTTGCTTTTGATTTAGGAGGTGTAACTACTTCTGAAATTACAGTTCCCATCGTAACTGCATTTGGATTATTTTTAGCAACAAATATAGAAGGAAGGAGTCCGTTACTTGACGGTTTTGGTTTAATTGCTTTTGCATCTATTTTTCCAATGATAACTGTTTTATTATATAGTATTATTAATGATAAACTTATGGTAAAATAA